A region of Marnyiella aurantia DNA encodes the following proteins:
- a CDS encoding T9SS type A sorting domain-containing protein produces MKTFSTLLQLAAFSLTISNFSAQQSVLVLNSSTDTVYKLDAVTGAVVNANFISLPSGTSKGIAQVNDKIWIADQIADDIYIYNFDGSPHSTLLGDVVGLDNIRGLNVVNNEVWVTNAGSNNGATANSIRRLSMTGAPLGYYTTVTSPFDVVDNGSAAFVSSFSSPSEIQILGYDGTVMGSLLPGPVLANIEQMNFNSEGNLVVATFANHSASGNNRGIYVINPTTGAILNSWPTPGSSGNAGVLQLGNGNYLYSNGAGLHILDPTTGTHSSIYTSGAFQYMAKINESPLSVREAQNQDFKVYPNPAADILYVTAKQKIKHINIFSAEGRLVSRIEGSADSMEIPVTSMTPGVYFIEIHTGNQVKSSKFIKK; encoded by the coding sequence ATGAAAACATTCTCTACTTTGTTACAATTAGCCGCGTTTTCCCTTACTATTTCTAATTTTAGTGCGCAGCAAAGCGTTTTAGTTCTCAACTCATCCACAGACACCGTCTACAAACTGGACGCTGTTACGGGTGCAGTAGTCAATGCCAATTTTATTTCATTGCCCAGCGGTACATCCAAAGGCATTGCCCAGGTAAATGACAAGATTTGGATTGCCGATCAGATTGCCGATGATATCTATATCTATAATTTTGACGGATCTCCGCATTCTACATTATTGGGCGATGTGGTGGGTTTGGACAATATTCGCGGGCTTAATGTTGTAAACAATGAAGTTTGGGTTACCAATGCCGGCAGCAATAACGGAGCTACCGCCAACTCAATACGCCGACTGTCGATGACAGGCGCCCCGCTGGGCTATTACACAACGGTAACGTCTCCTTTTGATGTGGTGGACAACGGAAGTGCTGCATTCGTTTCATCTTTTTCCAGTCCTTCCGAAATCCAGATTCTGGGATACGACGGGACTGTGATGGGTTCTCTGCTTCCCGGGCCGGTACTTGCAAACATCGAGCAGATGAATTTTAATTCTGAAGGCAATTTGGTGGTGGCCACATTTGCGAACCACAGCGCCTCTGGTAATAATCGCGGAATTTATGTAATTAATCCAACTACGGGCGCCATACTCAATTCCTGGCCTACACCAGGTTCCAGTGGCAACGCCGGTGTCCTGCAATTGGGGAATGGTAACTATCTCTACTCAAATGGAGCTGGTCTTCATATTCTTGATCCTACCACAGGAACACACAGTTCAATTTATACAAGCGGAGCATTTCAGTATATGGCTAAGATTAACGAAAGCCCACTCTCTGTACGCGAAGCACAAAATCAGGACTTTAAAGTGTATCCGAATCCTGCAGCAGATATTCTTTATGTAACGGCCAAACAGAAAATAAAGCATATAAATATTTTCAGTGCCGAGGGTCGTTTGGTCAGCCGTATTGAGGGCTCTGCAGATTCAATGGAAATTCCGGTTACCTCAATGACTCCAGGCGTTTATTTTATTGAGATCCATACAGGCAATCAGGTGAAAAGTTCGAAGTTCATTAAGAAGTAA